A genome region from Pseudomonas pergaminensis includes the following:
- a CDS encoding MG2 domain-containing protein — MFDSFKAISRRIVGAILTVVGAIFGQWHPPVWLRATGRGLANLSSKARAYPRQTGAGVLGLVLLAAAGFYGWHWYSNLPKPHTASYSLHKPNLTDYTQQTPVVDNLQVRFGESVAPLAAIGKPVTEGITLKPAVAGTWRWADDRSLLFVPEKDWPIDAHYTVELAKKNLLADGVLLDQYSTQFSTQPFRATLAQNELYQDPSNPTLKQLVATFRFSHPVDEDTLRKRVTVTLGKGLAYRDAQLPNRPEITFDEKKLNAYVRSAALATPLESTPVSAKLDEGIKARDGGNASTAPLVAEVTVPGRYRLTFTGAEVSFVDNERGEPEPVLMFSSSSAVADETIAGKVQAWLLPEKAQDDTRPYSSNDIDDALLARSTKVNLTHVPSVEPLNTLHAFKFKAPAGRAVYVRVPANLEAIGGYLAKNPTASLISMPAYPRTLQFLSDGALLSLNGEKRLGFMARGVPGAHVEIARLLPNQLQHLVDQSSGSFARPNFGNEYFDRMVERQALDIPLSSNDPAKTVYDNVDLSHYLTANGGRRGIFVLKLSPQDDPAPRTFEYDRSSTSDLRFIVVTDLGIIAKRSSDGSHDVYVQSIGNGSPVSDAQVDIIGRNGLPVSSGHTDAEGHAHFAKLDELRREKTPLMYVVTRGNDQSFLPIARQSQQLDLSRFDVGGLEEDGAIDRLSAYLFTDRGLYRPGETAHLGMIVRSGNWKGALQGLPVELQITDPRGLEVIRQPLKLSASGFETFDFPSSEVAPAGEYTATLQLIGQKQTRTDLGSVNFKVRDFEPDRMKVSLSLHDTPVQGWIPPDQVVAKVTAMHLFGAPAAGRRVTAKMSLSPTLAAFDRYPDYRFRLNDSLEDATTEDLAETTVDDNGQAVLDLNLQRFANSTYRLQVMTQVFEAEGGRNVAAQSALLVSSAPYLVGVKSQDSLSYVAKDAPRQVQWLAVAPDLTPMAVDGLTSEVVEHRYVSVLVKQSNGTYKYESRIKNISQPASPLVMTKEGAKQTLNTGTPGDFTLQLKDANGNLLNQIDYSVAGRGNTSRSLERNAELQLRLDKRSYATGDEIAISIRAPYTGAGLITIERDKVYTQQWFKADSTNSVQHIRVPAGLEGNAYVNVQFVRDMGSAEVYMSPLSYGVVPFSINLDARRMALKVEGPAKIEPGQPLDIKVNTDRPGRAVVYAVDEGILQVARYQTPDPLGFFFQKRALEVGTSQILDLILPEFSRLLSGAAPGGDTEGALANHLNPFKRKHQPPVAWWSGLVDLPAGETVLHYQVPDSFNGKLHLFAVAVDSDSVGVSEATTDVRGPIVITPNVPAFVAPGDVFNVSAGVFSNLDAAADVKFEVQTSAGLVVQGDKGSTLSLQPRKEGTAEFKIKVGDTLGSADLRFVAVLPDGKRIQVAETTSIRPLSEHRVALSLGRFDSASKELKPTRELFSQLRDVQLGVAASPLVWANGLKHYLDDYGYACTEQLVSKTMPALIWGGNAPEAEQAFGSAVRMLRQRQNQAGGFGLWAANPDVAPYASLYATDFLIEAKERGLPVPEDLLVRSNAYLTDLANGPSEGLSELRNRAYASYLLSRQGILVSGALSDIRERYESYFKDTWQNDLGAAYLAASYKLLKQDRQADTLFRKVPWRSLVDKWDSDGLYYDPLVHDAEHLHLLARHFPELMDDVPTALLDKLGKRLNEQRYNSLSAALLLRALDNYGQRAQSDMTLKATAWLGDKQQQLLEMAGQPPRAAVPGNTQKLVMEKSDGPAAFYMLSEAGFDKGAKLKPINNGLEIIHEYLDLKGEPVSKVAVGDEFLVRLRLRATDRDQVQQVAVVDLLPGGVEPVYNLPPEPEAASSEDSEGEESEYVEEDSQEEQSWQAPIGETELSNWQPEYVDVRDDRVVLYGTALRDVGTFVYRVRATNAGTFNTPPAYAEGMYETTLQGRGKVGQLEITKP; from the coding sequence ATGTTCGATTCGTTCAAAGCGATCAGCCGCCGTATTGTCGGTGCGATATTGACTGTGGTGGGGGCCATCTTTGGCCAATGGCATCCACCGGTCTGGCTGCGCGCCACCGGCCGTGGGCTGGCGAACCTGAGCAGCAAAGCCCGCGCTTACCCACGTCAAACCGGTGCCGGCGTATTAGGGCTGGTCCTGTTGGCCGCTGCCGGTTTCTACGGCTGGCACTGGTATTCCAACCTGCCAAAGCCGCATACCGCGAGCTATTCGCTGCACAAGCCGAACCTCACCGACTACACCCAGCAAACGCCGGTTGTGGATAACTTGCAGGTGCGTTTCGGCGAGTCCGTGGCCCCACTGGCGGCCATCGGCAAACCGGTTACCGAGGGCATCACCCTCAAACCTGCAGTCGCGGGCACCTGGCGCTGGGCGGATGACCGCAGCCTGTTGTTCGTACCGGAAAAAGACTGGCCCATCGACGCCCACTACACCGTCGAACTGGCAAAGAAAAACCTACTGGCCGACGGCGTGCTGCTGGACCAATACAGCACGCAGTTTTCCACTCAACCGTTCCGCGCCACCCTGGCACAAAACGAGCTGTACCAAGACCCGTCCAACCCGACGCTGAAACAGCTGGTGGCAACCTTCCGTTTTTCCCACCCGGTGGATGAAGACACCCTGCGCAAGCGCGTCACGGTCACCCTGGGCAAAGGCCTGGCCTACCGCGACGCCCAGTTGCCCAACCGCCCGGAAATCACCTTCGACGAGAAGAAACTCAACGCCTACGTACGCTCCGCCGCCCTGGCGACCCCGTTGGAAAGCACGCCGGTCAGCGCCAAGCTCGACGAAGGCATCAAGGCCCGCGACGGCGGCAACGCCAGCACCGCGCCGCTGGTGGCGGAAGTCACCGTGCCCGGTCGCTATCGCCTGACCTTCACCGGGGCCGAAGTGAGCTTTGTCGACAACGAACGTGGCGAGCCGGAGCCCGTGCTGATGTTCAGCAGCTCCAGCGCCGTGGCCGACGAAACCATCGCCGGCAAGGTCCAGGCCTGGCTGTTGCCGGAAAAAGCCCAGGACGACACGCGTCCCTACAGCAGCAACGACATCGATGACGCCCTGCTCGCCCGCAGCACCAAGGTCAACCTGACCCACGTGCCCAGCGTCGAACCGCTGAATACCCTGCACGCCTTCAAATTCAAGGCCCCTGCCGGTCGCGCGGTGTATGTACGCGTGCCCGCCAACCTGGAAGCCATCGGCGGCTATCTGGCGAAGAATCCTACAGCGTCGCTGATCAGCATGCCGGCGTACCCGCGCACCTTGCAGTTCCTGTCCGACGGCGCCTTGCTCAGCCTCAACGGCGAAAAACGCCTGGGCTTCATGGCCCGTGGTGTACCTGGCGCCCATGTGGAAATCGCGCGCTTGCTGCCCAACCAGTTGCAACACTTGGTGGACCAGAGCAGCGGCAGCTTTGCCCGGCCGAATTTCGGCAATGAGTATTTCGATCGCATGGTCGAGCGTCAGGCGTTGGATATCCCGCTGTCATCCAATGACCCGGCAAAAACCGTCTATGACAATGTCGACCTGAGCCACTACCTCACCGCCAATGGCGGCCGGCGCGGCATTTTCGTGCTCAAGCTCAGCCCCCAGGATGACCCGGCCCCGCGCACGTTCGAGTACGACCGCAGCAGCACGAGCGACCTGCGCTTCATCGTGGTGACGGACCTGGGCATCATTGCCAAGCGCTCCAGCGATGGCAGCCACGATGTGTACGTGCAGTCCATTGGCAACGGTTCGCCAGTCTCCGACGCGCAAGTCGACATCATCGGCCGCAACGGTTTGCCGGTGAGCAGCGGCCACACGGATGCCGAAGGCCATGCGCATTTCGCCAAGCTCGATGAACTGCGCCGTGAGAAAACGCCGCTGATGTATGTGGTTACTCGCGGCAATGACCAGTCGTTCCTGCCGATCGCCCGCCAATCCCAGCAGTTGGATCTGTCGCGTTTCGACGTAGGCGGCTTGGAAGAAGACGGTGCGATTGATCGCCTCAGCGCCTACCTGTTTACCGACCGTGGCCTGTACCGGCCGGGCGAAACCGCGCACCTGGGCATGATTGTGCGCAGCGGTAACTGGAAAGGCGCGTTGCAAGGCCTGCCGGTGGAGCTGCAGATCACCGACCCGCGTGGCCTGGAAGTGATTCGCCAGCCATTGAAGCTGTCCGCCAGTGGCTTTGAAACCTTTGATTTCCCCAGCAGCGAAGTCGCCCCTGCCGGTGAGTACACCGCAACCTTGCAGTTGATCGGCCAGAAACAGACCCGCACCGACCTGGGCAGTGTGAACTTCAAGGTCCGCGATTTCGAGCCGGACCGCATGAAGGTCAGCCTGAGCCTGCATGACACCCCTGTGCAGGGCTGGATTCCACCGGACCAAGTGGTGGCCAAGGTCACCGCCATGCACCTGTTCGGCGCTCCGGCAGCCGGCCGTCGGGTCACCGCGAAGATGTCCCTGAGCCCGACACTCGCGGCGTTTGACCGCTACCCGGATTACCGTTTCCGCCTCAACGACTCCCTGGAAGACGCCACGACCGAAGACTTGGCCGAAACCACCGTCGACGACAACGGCCAGGCCGTGCTCGACCTCAACCTGCAACGCTTCGCCAACAGCACCTATCGCCTGCAGGTAATGACGCAGGTGTTCGAAGCCGAAGGCGGCCGCAATGTGGCGGCGCAAAGTGCCTTGCTGGTGTCGTCCGCGCCTTATCTGGTCGGTGTGAAAAGTCAGGATTCGCTGTCGTACGTCGCCAAGGATGCCCCGCGCCAGGTGCAATGGCTGGCCGTCGCGCCGGACCTTACGCCGATGGCGGTGGATGGCCTGACCAGCGAAGTGGTCGAGCACCGCTATGTGTCGGTGCTGGTGAAACAGTCCAACGGCACCTACAAGTATGAGTCGCGCATCAAGAACATCAGCCAACCGGCCTCACCGCTGGTGATGACCAAGGAAGGCGCCAAGCAGACCTTGAACACCGGCACGCCGGGCGACTTTACCCTGCAACTCAAGGACGCCAACGGCAACCTGCTCAACCAGATCGACTACAGCGTGGCCGGGCGTGGCAACACATCGCGCTCCCTGGAACGCAATGCCGAGTTGCAACTGCGCCTGGATAAACGCAGCTACGCCACTGGCGATGAGATCGCCATCAGCATTCGTGCGCCGTATACCGGTGCCGGCTTGATCACCATCGAACGCGACAAGGTCTACACCCAGCAGTGGTTCAAGGCCGACAGCACCAACAGCGTGCAGCACATCCGTGTGCCGGCAGGGCTTGAGGGCAATGCCTACGTGAACGTGCAGTTTGTGCGCGACATGGGCTCGGCCGAGGTGTACATGAGCCCGCTGTCCTACGGCGTGGTGCCGTTCAGCATCAACCTGGATGCGCGGCGCATGGCCTTGAAGGTTGAAGGCCCGGCGAAGATCGAGCCGGGGCAGCCGCTGGATATCAAGGTCAACACTGATCGCCCGGGCCGCGCGGTGGTCTACGCGGTCGATGAAGGCATCCTGCAAGTGGCGCGCTACCAGACGCCAGACCCGCTGGGTTTCTTCTTCCAGAAGCGTGCGCTGGAGGTTGGCACCAGTCAGATCCTTGACCTGATCCTGCCGGAATTCAGCCGTCTGCTCAGTGGGGCAGCGCCCGGTGGCGATACGGAAGGCGCCCTGGCCAATCACCTCAACCCGTTCAAGCGTAAACACCAGCCGCCGGTGGCTTGGTGGTCCGGGCTGGTGGACTTGCCGGCCGGCGAAACCGTGCTGCATTACCAAGTGCCGGACAGCTTCAACGGCAAGCTGCACCTGTTCGCGGTAGCGGTGGACAGCGACAGTGTCGGCGTCAGCGAAGCCACGACCGACGTGCGCGGGCCGATCGTGATCACGCCAAACGTGCCGGCCTTTGTCGCGCCAGGAGATGTGTTCAACGTCAGCGCCGGGGTGTTCAGCAATCTCGACGCGGCGGCGGACGTGAAGTTTGAAGTGCAGACCAGCGCAGGCCTGGTTGTGCAGGGCGACAAGGGCAGCACCTTGTCACTGCAGCCGCGCAAGGAAGGCACGGCCGAGTTCAAGATCAAGGTCGGCGACACCCTCGGCTCGGCGGACCTGCGATTTGTCGCGGTACTGCCGGACGGCAAGCGTATCCAGGTGGCGGAAACCACCTCGATCCGGCCGTTGAGCGAGCATCGCGTGGCCCTCAGCCTGGGCCGTTTCGACAGCGCCAGCAAGGAGCTCAAACCCACCCGCGAGCTGTTCAGCCAACTGCGCGACGTGCAGCTGGGCGTGGCCGCGTCGCCGCTGGTGTGGGCCAACGGCCTCAAGCATTACTTGGACGACTACGGCTACGCCTGCACCGAGCAATTGGTGTCCAAGACCATGCCGGCGCTGATCTGGGGCGGCAACGCACCTGAAGCCGAACAGGCCTTCGGCAGTGCGGTGCGCATGCTGCGCCAGCGCCAGAACCAGGCCGGCGGCTTTGGTTTGTGGGCAGCCAACCCGGACGTGGCGCCGTACGCCAGCCTGTACGCCACCGACTTCTTGATCGAAGCCAAGGAGCGCGGCTTGCCGGTGCCGGAAGACCTGTTGGTGCGCTCGAATGCGTACCTGACGGATCTGGCCAATGGCCCTAGCGAAGGCCTGTCGGAATTGCGCAACCGGGCCTACGCCAGTTACCTGCTGAGCCGTCAGGGGATTCTAGTGAGCGGTGCGTTGAGCGATATCCGCGAGCGCTACGAGAGCTACTTCAAGGACACCTGGCAGAATGACCTGGGCGCCGCTTACCTGGCGGCCAGCTACAAGCTGCTCAAGCAGGATCGCCAGGCTGACACACTGTTCCGCAAAGTACCCTGGCGTTCGCTTGTGGATAAGTGGGACAGCGACGGTTTGTACTACGACCCGCTGGTGCACGACGCCGAACACCTGCACCTGCTGGCACGCCACTTCCCCGAGTTGATGGACGATGTGCCCACGGCGCTGCTGGACAAACTCGGCAAGCGCCTCAACGAGCAGCGCTACAACTCGCTGTCGGCGGCCCTGTTGCTGCGCGCCCTGGACAACTATGGCCAGCGTGCGCAAAGCGACATGACCCTTAAGGCCACCGCCTGGCTGGGCGACAAGCAGCAGCAATTGCTGGAGATGGCCGGCCAGCCGCCGCGCGCCGCCGTGCCGGGCAACACGCAAAAGCTGGTGATGGAAAAATCCGACGGCCCGGCCGCGTTCTACATGCTCAGCGAAGCCGGTTTCGACAAGGGCGCCAAACTCAAGCCGATCAATAATGGCCTGGAAATCATCCACGAATACCTCGACCTAAAGGGCGAGCCCGTGAGCAAGGTTGCGGTGGGTGATGAGTTCCTGGTGCGCCTGCGCCTGCGCGCTACCGACCGCGATCAGGTGCAGCAAGTGGCCGTGGTCGACCTGCTGCCCGGTGGCGTCGAGCCTGTGTATAACCTGCCGCCGGAGCCGGAAGCCGCCAGCAGCGAGGACAGTGAGGGTGAAGAGTCCGAGTACGTCGAGGAAGACAGCCAGGAAGAACAAAGCTGGCAAGCGCCTATCGGTGAAACCGAACTGAGCAACTGGCAGCCGGAGTATGTGGACGTGCGTGATGATCGGGTGGTGTTGTACGGCACCGCACTGCGGGATGTCGGCACATTCGTGTACCGCGTGCGCGCCACCAACGCCGGTACCTTCAACACGCCACCGGCCTACGCCGAAGGCATGTACGAAACCACCCTGCAAGGGCGCGGCAAAGTAGGCCAGCTTGAAATCACCAAGCCTTAA
- the pbpC gene encoding penicillin-binding protein 1C, which produces MKSPSLKRLAPPLLVAAVVLVGLRLWPHAPLEQAVTSSRVVLADDGSLLRMTLADDGQYRLWLPLERISPSLVQALLLKEDRNFYWHPGINPPALLRAAMATYSGGQRQGGSTLSMQLARRLWDLNTRQVPGKLQQMALALWLEARYSKHDILEAYLNLAPMGGNIEGAEAASRIYFGKSAAQLSLSEALALAVIPQQPGRRARFGPSLQNARLRLMNDWRETYPQDPRNDSLLELPLEARNRQQIPFLAPHVSEQLLASQAGNELNSTLNLPLQQLLERLITGFIAERRSTGVENATAILIDSRDQSVKALVGSADYLSTSLHGQVNGVLSRRSPGSTLKPFLYGLALDQGVIHPMSILKDLPSNFGYFQPENFDGSFVGPLTARDALIRSRNIPAVWLASQVKSPSLYGLLQRAGIKGLRDESHYGLALALGGGEMTPEELARLYVMLAGDGHLRPLRYLQEQPQTTGAQLLTPQAAFMVRDMLRRNPRPDGLPGRHWRTAWKTGTSWGFHDAWSAGLVGPYVLVVWVGNFDGRPNPAFIGAKTAAPLFFRIADALPLALPNVVIKADKPPAGLVRIDVCAASGELPNRWCPQTRKTWYIPGVSPIRVSNLHRPVLIDTRTGKAACPPFDAQYTREEVFEFWPSDVQRLYRAAGLPRRTPPNVMKNCQPNRLSDQSEAPQIRSPLTQVSYQLRLSQPQESIPLNANAASDATTLYWFADQTLIGQGPPQTTLNWRPGKSGEYRLRVSDDQGRSTSRGLRVEFVP; this is translated from the coding sequence TTGAAATCACCAAGCCTTAAGCGCCTGGCACCGCCGCTGCTCGTAGCGGCGGTAGTGCTGGTGGGCCTGCGGCTTTGGCCTCACGCCCCGCTGGAACAGGCCGTGACCTCATCGCGGGTGGTACTGGCCGATGACGGTTCGCTGCTGCGAATGACATTGGCGGATGACGGGCAATACCGCCTGTGGCTACCGCTGGAGCGGATCTCTCCTTCGCTGGTCCAGGCCTTGTTGCTCAAGGAAGACCGCAATTTCTATTGGCACCCGGGGATCAATCCCCCGGCATTGCTGCGCGCAGCCATGGCCACCTACAGCGGTGGCCAACGCCAGGGTGGCTCGACCTTGAGCATGCAACTGGCGCGGCGCCTGTGGGACCTGAACACTCGCCAGGTGCCGGGCAAGTTGCAGCAGATGGCGTTGGCCCTGTGGCTGGAGGCGCGCTACAGCAAGCACGACATCCTGGAGGCCTACCTGAACCTGGCGCCCATGGGCGGAAATATCGAAGGGGCCGAGGCGGCGAGCCGTATCTACTTCGGCAAGTCGGCGGCGCAGCTGTCATTGTCCGAGGCACTGGCGCTGGCAGTGATTCCCCAGCAGCCTGGCAGGCGCGCACGCTTCGGGCCGTCGCTGCAAAACGCCCGCCTGCGCTTGATGAACGACTGGCGTGAGACTTATCCACAAGATCCGCGTAACGACAGTTTGCTGGAGTTGCCCCTTGAGGCCCGCAACCGCCAGCAGATCCCGTTCCTGGCGCCGCACGTGAGTGAACAGTTGCTGGCCTCCCAGGCCGGAAATGAGCTGAACAGCACCCTCAACCTGCCGTTGCAACAATTGCTCGAACGCCTGATCACCGGCTTTATCGCCGAACGGCGCAGTACGGGTGTGGAAAACGCCACGGCGATCCTGATCGACAGCCGCGACCAGAGTGTCAAAGCGCTGGTGGGTTCGGCGGACTACTTATCCACAAGCCTGCACGGCCAGGTCAATGGCGTGCTGTCGCGACGCTCACCAGGGTCGACGCTCAAGCCCTTCTTGTATGGGCTGGCGCTGGACCAAGGGGTCATCCACCCCATGAGCATCCTCAAGGACTTGCCGAGTAACTTCGGCTACTTCCAGCCGGAAAATTTCGACGGCAGTTTTGTCGGCCCGCTGACCGCGCGGGACGCCCTGATCCGTAGTCGCAACATCCCGGCGGTGTGGCTGGCCAGCCAGGTCAAGTCGCCGTCCCTGTACGGGCTGTTGCAGCGCGCCGGGATCAAAGGCCTGCGCGACGAAAGCCATTACGGCCTGGCCTTGGCCCTGGGGGGCGGGGAGATGACCCCGGAAGAGTTGGCGCGGCTGTATGTGATGTTGGCCGGTGATGGGCACCTTCGCCCGTTGCGCTATTTGCAGGAACAGCCCCAGACCACGGGGGCCCAACTGCTGACGCCCCAGGCAGCGTTCATGGTGCGCGACATGCTGCGCCGTAACCCACGCCCGGATGGCCTGCCCGGCCGTCACTGGCGCACCGCCTGGAAAACCGGCACCTCCTGGGGCTTTCACGATGCATGGAGTGCAGGACTGGTCGGGCCCTACGTGCTGGTGGTGTGGGTGGGCAACTTCGATGGTCGTCCAAACCCAGCCTTCATCGGAGCCAAGACCGCCGCGCCGTTGTTCTTCCGCATCGCCGACGCCCTGCCTTTGGCCTTGCCCAACGTGGTGATCAAAGCCGACAAACCGCCCGCCGGATTAGTGCGCATTGATGTCTGCGCCGCGTCCGGCGAGTTGCCCAACCGCTGGTGCCCGCAAACCCGCAAGACCTGGTACATCCCCGGCGTATCGCCGATTCGCGTGTCGAACCTGCACCGCCCGGTGCTGATCGACACCCGCACCGGCAAGGCCGCCTGCCCGCCGTTTGACGCGCAATACACCCGCGAAGAAGTCTTCGAATTCTGGCCGAGCGACGTGCAACGCCTGTACCGCGCCGCCGGGCTGCCGCGACGTACCCCGCCAAACGTGATGAAAAACTGCCAGCCCAACCGCCTCAGCGACCAGAGCGAAGCCCCGCAGATCCGCTCGCCGCTGACCCAGGTGAGCTATCAACTGCGCCTGTCCCAGCCCCAGGAAAGCATCCCGTTGAATGCCAACGCGGCCAGCGATGCAACCACGCTGTACTGGTTTGCCGATCAAACCTTGATCGGCCAAGGGCCACCGCAAACCACGTTGAATTGGCGGCCGGGCAAGTCGGGGGAGTATCGGCTGCGGGTCAGTGATGATCAGGGGCGCAGTACGAGCCGGGGGTTGCGGGTGGAGTTTGTGCCTTAG
- the glmS gene encoding glutamine--fructose-6-phosphate transaminase (isomerizing) — translation MCGIVGAVAERNITPILLEGLKRLEYRGYDSAGVAVFTNAGKLERMRRPGKVSELEQALLGEPLVGRLGIAHTRWATHGAPCERNAHPHFSGDLAVVHNGIIENHEVLREQLKGLGYVFTSDTDTEVIAHLLNHKLKDLGDLTVALKATVKELHGAYGLAVVSASQPDCVVAARSGSPLVIGLGLGENFLASDQLALRQVTDRFMYLEEGDIADIRRESVQIWDVNGQSVEREAVQYRDGAEAADKGEYRHFMLKEIHEQPAVVQRTLEGRLSQNQVLVNTFGPQAAELFAKVRNVQIVACGTSYHAGMVARYWLEELAGIPCQVEVASEFRYRKVVVQPDTLFVTISQSGETADTLAALRNAKELGFLASLAICNVSISSLVRESDLTLLTQAGREIGVASTKAFTTQLVGLLLLTLSLGQVRGTLAEGVEATLVEELRRLPARLGEALAMDSTVEKVAELFADKNHTLFLGRGAQYPVAMEGSLKLKEISYIHAEAYPAGELKHGPLALVDDDMPVVTVAPNNELLEKLKSNLQEVRARGGQLVVFADEKAGMTNGEGTHVINMPHINDTLSPILYTIPLQLLSYYVAVLKGTDVDQPRNLAKSVTVE, via the coding sequence ATGTGTGGCATCGTAGGCGCAGTCGCTGAACGCAACATCACCCCCATCCTGCTCGAAGGCCTCAAGCGCCTGGAATACCGCGGCTATGACAGTGCCGGTGTGGCCGTCTTCACCAACGCCGGCAAGCTTGAGCGCATGCGCCGCCCGGGTAAGGTCAGCGAGCTGGAGCAAGCCTTGCTTGGCGAGCCACTGGTAGGCCGCCTGGGCATTGCCCACACCCGCTGGGCTACTCACGGTGCACCGTGCGAACGCAATGCCCACCCGCACTTCTCCGGTGACCTGGCCGTGGTCCACAACGGCATTATCGAAAACCACGAAGTGCTGCGTGAACAGCTCAAGGGCCTGGGTTACGTGTTCACTTCGGACACCGACACCGAAGTCATCGCCCACCTGCTCAACCACAAGCTCAAGGACCTTGGCGATTTGACGGTCGCCCTCAAGGCCACGGTCAAGGAACTGCACGGCGCCTATGGCCTGGCCGTGGTCAGCGCCAGCCAACCCGACTGCGTGGTTGCCGCGCGCAGTGGTAGCCCGCTGGTGATCGGCCTGGGCTTGGGCGAAAACTTCCTCGCGTCCGACCAATTGGCCCTGCGCCAAGTCACCGACCGCTTCATGTACCTGGAAGAAGGCGATATCGCCGACATCCGCCGTGAAAGCGTGCAGATCTGGGACGTAAACGGTCAATCCGTCGAGCGCGAAGCCGTGCAATACCGCGACGGCGCTGAAGCGGCCGACAAGGGCGAGTACCGCCACTTCATGCTCAAGGAAATCCACGAGCAGCCTGCCGTGGTACAACGCACCCTGGAAGGTCGCCTGAGCCAGAACCAGGTGCTGGTCAATACCTTCGGCCCACAAGCCGCCGAACTGTTTGCCAAAGTGCGCAATGTGCAGATCGTGGCCTGCGGCACCAGCTACCACGCAGGCATGGTTGCCCGTTACTGGCTGGAAGAACTGGCCGGTATCCCGTGCCAGGTGGAAGTCGCCAGTGAGTTCCGCTATCGCAAGGTGGTGGTGCAGCCCGATACCCTGTTCGTGACCATCTCCCAGTCCGGCGAAACCGCCGACACCCTGGCCGCCCTGCGCAATGCCAAGGAGCTGGGCTTCCTGGCCAGCCTTGCGATCTGCAACGTCAGCATCAGCTCCCTGGTGCGCGAGTCCGACCTGACCCTGCTGACCCAGGCCGGTCGTGAAATCGGCGTGGCGTCTACCAAAGCCTTCACCACCCAATTGGTTGGCCTGCTGTTGCTGACCCTGTCCCTGGGCCAGGTTCGCGGCACCCTCGCCGAAGGCGTCGAAGCCACCCTGGTCGAAGAACTGCGCCGCCTGCCAGCCCGCCTCGGTGAAGCCCTGGCGATGGACAGCACCGTGGAAAAAGTCGCCGAGCTGTTCGCCGACAAGAACCACACCCTGTTCCTCGGCCGTGGCGCGCAATACCCGGTGGCGATGGAAGGCTCGCTCAAGCTCAAGGAAATCTCGTACATCCACGCCGAAGCCTACCCGGCCGGCGAACTCAAACACGGCCCATTGGCCCTGGTGGATGACGACATGCCGGTGGTGACCGTGGCGCCGAACAACGAACTGCTGGAGAAGCTCAAGTCCAACCTGCAGGAAGTCCGCGCCCGTGGCGGCCAACTGGTGGTGTTCGCTGATGAAAAAGCCGGCATGACCAACGGTGAAGGCACTCATGTCATCAACATGCCGCACATCAACGACACCCTGTCGCCGATCCTCTACACCATCCCACTGCAACTGCTGTCGTACTACGTGGCCGTGCTCAAAGGCACCGACGTGGACCAGCCGCGCAACCTGGCGAAGTCGGTGACGGTGGAGTAA
- a CDS encoding DeoR/GlpR family DNA-binding transcription regulator produces MSKRNTPQRRHNILTLLNEQGEVSVDELAKRFETSEVTIRKDLAALESNGLLLRRYGGAITMPQELVGDAAQPISAYKRAIARAAVMRLREHARIIIDSGSTTAAMIPELGHQPGLVVMTNSLHVARALSELEHEPVLLMTGGTWDPHSDSFQGQVAEQVLRSYDFDQLFIGADGIDLERGTTTFNELLGLSRVMAEVAREVVVMVESDKIGRKIPNLELPWSSVHTLITDDRLPLEARDQIQARGITLICAAII; encoded by the coding sequence ATGTCGAAACGAAATACACCCCAACGGCGCCATAACATCCTGACCTTGCTCAATGAACAGGGCGAAGTCAGCGTGGACGAATTGGCCAAGCGTTTCGAAACATCGGAAGTGACCATCCGCAAGGATTTGGCTGCCCTCGAAAGCAACGGCTTGCTGCTGCGTCGCTACGGCGGCGCAATCACCATGCCCCAGGAACTGGTGGGCGACGCTGCACAACCCATCTCGGCCTACAAGCGTGCCATTGCGCGTGCTGCGGTCATGCGCCTGCGCGAACACGCCCGCATCATCATCGACAGTGGCAGCACCACCGCCGCGATGATCCCGGAGTTGGGCCATCAGCCCGGCCTGGTGGTGATGACCAACTCCCTGCACGTGGCCCGCGCCTTGAGCGAACTGGAACATGAGCCCGTGCTGTTGATGACCGGCGGCACCTGGGATCCGCATTCGGACTCGTTCCAGGGCCAGGTTGCCGAGCAGGTGTTGCGTTCTTACGACTTCGATCAACTGTTCATCGGTGCCGACGGCATCGACTTGGAACGTGGCACCACCACCTTCAACGAATTGCTGGGCCTGAGCCGCGTCATGGCCGAGGTCGCCCGTGAAGTGGTGGTGATGGTCGAATCCGACAAGATCGGCCGCAAGATTCCCAACCTGGAACTGCCGTGGAGCAGCGTCCATACCCTTATCACCGATGATCGCCTGCCGCTTGAGGCCCGCGACCAGATCCAAGCCCGCGGCATTACGCTGATATGCGCGGCAATCATCTAG